TATGTGACTTTGTTACATGGCGAAAGCACTCCTGTGgatgtaatcaaatatacaaacaaaaaataaatttaatcaagataaattatttaaaacaaaattgaagcCACGTGTAAAATTGCAACGTAAGAGGTATAGCTATAAAGATGTTACTTTTCTTTCAGATGACTCATTTCCGTTGACGACGTCACATATGGTATAACTATTGCAGAAAGATTCATTAAAGCATTTGGACTTagcttttaatatatattttttaaattgtcaacgCGTTATCTGAAATTTGAATTCACAAATACGATgatcttttattgtttgtaattcGTCCCGATGCTGCGATTAGTCTTGAATTCAGCATTGTATTACTGCCACAACTACAGCTGGATAGAGACTTCAGTTCTATAACTGAATCCGACTCAAGATCCGCAAAGCTGACAAGGCTGCTGTTTGTTGAATTCTGGTATCTGAGCCCAGCTGCTCGAGGCGCAAAACCATTAATTTGAACAGCATTTGTAGGACTTAATTGGCATCTCTCATTGTCAACACTGTATAGTGAGCCGTTGAGTTTTCCTGTTGAGCCATTTTGATAAAAGCACCTTGTCGGAGATAACCTATTGTGAAGATTGAGGTAATGCGAATCCCTGTAAACATCCGGTTTTAGAAAGCTACTATTGAGCTTACTACCTGGGATGTCAACGTACGACAATCTTGCAATGACGTTCGGATGTTGTCTTGTCGCGTGAGCGTTCGTTTTGTCTGAGCAATACACGGACTTTGTTTTCCCATTAACCTCCAGCAGTTCCTCTGACGAATAACAGCAACGACATAAAGTCCTTTTGAAGGCAAGACGGAACTTCTTTGACATTGAATTGTAGAGGATAGGATTTATTGTGGAATTACAGAAATACAGCACtcctgaaaatagaaaaatggggGTTAACTTCATTTAATGCTAATAAAGTTCCTACAGTATTTAGCACACTGGTTTTATCATGCTACGGCGGCGTTTATATCacattttatgattgttttatttgatgtgaACCTCATTAATTGATTGGTTATTATATTGGGACACAAACTTCATTCTTCATTATTTCCCATATACACATGTAGATGGTATAATGCTCATTTAGGTATTATCTGTTTGCAGTTGTTTTATGAGACGAAATAGTATTTACAAACCAGACACATAGAAAAGATCGCTCTGGAATCGTATCAGGGCCGGTGTCCAATTCTCGGGAGGCATGTATGACGTCATCAAGCGTTGAGCATGAAAGGGAGCCCATTGGACAAAAAaggcaacaacaacagcaactgcAAAAATAGACGATCATTTTATTCAAGGATTTATTATCTATATATAGAATATTAACCAAAGCTTTAAATGTAGATGTTTAATGCTATTTCATGTTTGTCTTTAAATTGTCCTACAAACCAATAAAGCAAAGTCTAAACAAACCGTTAAAAAGCTATAAGAAAACCTTCCTATTTTGTGGTTAAACCTTTTaagtctttttttttcaaaaggataTTCCAAGgacttaatattttttgttcctAACAAAGATTTTGACAAGGCTTTTTGTTACCAGACAGTTTTTCTATAGACACTGATAAAAAAGACGCGTAGAAAGAAATCAGTGTGTTCACATCAGTGAGTTGTTTACGTTTAACTTCCTTACCAAGCATTCGAACCACGGCCCTCCTTGCCCTTgtctttgatttatgtttggaGTCGAGTTGTGAACGCCTTAACTGCAATCCAATGAATGCGTACATGATGATTATCACTGCCATTGGAAACACGAAAAAGAGGAATGTAGATATCTGGAACATGTAAGACATGCCTCTCTGCCATTCAAAGGGAATATTACATTGTAATGAGTCCGGAATGGCCGTTCCGTTTATGACTATGTATGGAAAAACCCGGGTGAAAATCGGGTAGGGTAATGCGAACAAGCAAGAAATAATCCATATTGAGAACACTGTTTTCATCGCCCGTGATAAATTTGAAAGAGTTTGAGTTTTTATTGGATGACAAATTGCTACGTAGCGTTCAATCGTAAACGCTGTTATTGTCAAAACTGAAgcatatgacgtcatttcagCGAGGAAGGATTTAAATACACACAAAGATTCACCAAATATCCATGGATACGCTTCCCAAATTCCATATACTTCCGTTGGAAGACCTGAAAAAGAGACAGACCATGAAAACACGAgtcattttaagcaaatgcaAGACACGTGAACAAATATTCCTTTATATAGTCGAACCTAGCTATGTCGAACCCTGTTCTAttgatgttctggttatgttgaacttgttttgaattttaggTTTAGttaattatatactttttgttCGCTGCATCGAATATTTCTCCGATGTCCCAACGACTATGAGATAGCGAGTAAATAAACATAGTTAGAGTGAATATCAACAGTTTATTAAAGATTTCATCAGAAAATGCAATTCATatgtattttctgaaaaaaagacGAAACTGCAGCTGACAACTTCTTTGTTTACAGATAATTTGCAGTAATTGATTAAATgattaacattttagaaatattataatattataatattatatattatcaaaccTTGCGGCGCAAAAGATCAACAGATACTTGTTATTCGACCTTGGAATAATTGGATAAAATCTTCGTTATCATGATGTGTCTTATTAATAAAGTGAAGCTAAAACTGATGACTTAAGTGTTGATAATCATACATCATGTATGTAGAATATGATAGAATATGATAGAGAACAAGGTTCTTGATTAAAAACCTTAATTGAGATCTTGCCTTCACATGACACATTCAGCTCTTTGCTCAatgataaaagttttaaatcaattgtaaTGTGACTGAGAAAAAATGTGGATTCATCTTATAAACAGAGAATATACATAAGTcgtcatttaaaacatagtttataAGACACCTTTTCTGTCTGAAACGAACCTTGACTAATTTGATAAATTTCGAACGAAATGACCATGATTGCTACggtttctttttatataaaatgaatactaATTTCAGGATTCATGACGTTAAGTTCATTAAAGATCCTACCACGCGTGTACAGTTTAAACGCTATTAGTTCATGACGTAACATCAAAAGTTATAACACTAATTATAAATCAGAACACAGAACATCAAACAACGCCAAACCATATTACCGTATGCCTCTGATTACATCCCAAATTGAAACATGAatacaaatgaaacatttgCCGGGTTACAATTAATATTGCAAATCCCTTCCGATTTTTCTTGCAATAATTGAAGTCTTCTGGTAATTTCAATTTGTTCAGGGTAAACTTTCTAATCATATTTAGCAAAGAAAAAAGGTTTCGACTTTGCCTAATCCTGTTTTTATAGCAAATTGGAATAAATAGTTCGATATATTTCGAAATCTCGATTCAATTTATATCAGCCAGAATCCGACGGACAAAACAAAGTAAATTCTGTCTTaaccttaaagatgcacacttactcccaaacaatatttaccacaattaataattttgtttcaatgttcaaacaaaagatgaataaatgtcgaaaacaatggttcttatgaaggaaaccgagtttaatttgaaagaaattagctTAAGACGCGGtacttctaccttatgagactatagtagacaacagtaaatctttaagcattcaccaatcatttaatatttttgcgctttctgctattaataCACGGTAAAAGTCTTGtcatcagtaattaatatttttcattaatgtattatttagtgagtaCTTAAATGTTTATCAGACACAATGgatatttgatatacatgtgtatgtattgattttgaataagagtgtcactttaaatggaCTATAGTAATAGCTTTTACGAAGAGTGATGTTCTAGTCTGATATACGTGCAAAAAATCCGTCTCTTTTTAATTCATAGGTATTATTTGCCTAGAAATTATATTCGTTGCAGTATGAAGAGCACATGACTTGTTGACATGCAAAATGGTAGACCGGTCAACACACTCTCTCTcacaaaataatatcaaactaTTACTTATGTTCGAcacaaaatgtgtttgttaattCTGATGTTggatttcaataaatatttgtgtgGTCCCAACGAAGAGCTCTATATTTGCGGGATTTTAATCACGGGGATACATTAATTTGATTCGTAATGCAATTACTCAATTTCTCAATTTATTCCACAATCCAAATATCGTCtatgagatatatatatatttataaatttattattttttatattttttttttaaattatatgtttgtgtcattaCTTTCAGAATTTCTCCGAAATATTCATATTGTGTAGCTAAAGGCTGCATTATTTATAACAGACCTCgtatatttataaagtattttattttactcaaAATATCTTACCAAATATGAGTGTTAGCATATCCGACACGGCCAGACTAAAGAGGTAGTAGTTAGTCGCTGTATGCATGTAGTTGTTCCGGGCGATCACAATGCATGTGCATACATTCCCTGATATACCTGTAAAGAATATTAGCACGTACACGAACGTGAGAAACCCCACGGACACCATATCTCTTCTTCTTTCTCCCATGTAGGCCTCGAGATATTGTTCAATAATGATGCCATCTTGACTTTGGAGGGACTGATTTTGAGCGCTTACGTTGCTGGATAATTGTAAAGATAGATTCATATGAGGCACGAATCGTAGCGGTTCCATGGTATGTAATTTTCtcgttaaaatgtaaaattgtagGTAATTGAGTATCCTAAGTAATTTAACAAGTTGTCAAATTCCGCAGATTAGCACATACATATTACATTACAAAATCCCTTGCAATTGTTCTTTCTCCGtgacaaaataatttatacaacTTTCTCATCTCTAATAAAGCATCTTAACTAATGTTCTTGATATAGGATCATTAACAATCACAGCCGGTCTTAGACTATTCCTCTACGTTATTCGCAAGTAACAGACAGGAAACAAACGTAGCGTAAAATACTGATagaaatcaatatattattaatattatcttCCATTAGTTTTGCTTCGTTACACTGAAACGTCTGAATGATGACACGTTGCGGTAACCACACCGACAAATTAATTCTAAATTCTCATAAATCCGTAAGAGACGAAGCCGAACGTCCCGTTATTCCTTTACAAAACCTCTAATTAAATTGCTTCTTTTGCTTTATTAGGCAAGCCTTTATAATTGCCACGGTAGTCTCCTCGCGAACTCAATCTGTTACTCTGTCACTCGCTAGCGTCAGGTTCTCTTCTGTAGCAGCCAATATCCGCTAACAGGCGTCTTTCAGACACGCACACCAATGACGTTCTATATCGCTTTTTCATGCCAATTCTTTTCGATATCATGGAAATCAAATGCAAATACCAACAGTATTTCCTTTTTTGCCAATTCTTGATGAATAACACGAAAATAGTAAAATCATATTGGACATGTTGCGAGATACGATAAATCTTAactaattaaaatcattaaccTGACTTCAAAAATTACTTTTAAGGTGTTCCATGGCTTCGATAGTATATTCATATACAATAGCACCCTGAATTGATTACAGAGAATGTTGCAGATTCCAAGACAACAggaaattgttttcatatgttcCATTTTTTTGTCAGGCTACTTCTGAAATTTCATCACGACCCTCTAacttattgatttaatattttatcagtgACGTACAGCCCAACGTGCCAAGTTCTAATTTTGATTAAGGAATTCTTAATTACGTGTGGTTAAGCATTTTCCACGTATTTAATGGaacatgtttgttgttaaattaaaattcatattCGCCATCAGTGCCGTATTGTAACCCTAGCACGCGCCTGTCTGTAACCTGTTATGCCTGTCAAGGCGTCCGTGCGTGCGCAAGTCATTAGACAAGTATCTGTTTCATTTCAATTGATCAGATTGTTTGTAGCTTTGCTCTGGGTTTCCGATTAcagtaaataaatgtaaatttcgGATGTCTGGCGACCTTATATTAAATTGGAATTATTCGAAAAGGGTATATGAGTACAACATGACTATGCGAAAATGCCAGGTTTTAAGGCCTTTGAAGATTAAAAAGTAGGCATTTTACGTTCGATTTTAGGCAATTTAATACAAACCCtttattttctgacatttatttgacatttataaaatCAGTTTGCAATAACCATTCAAATGGGGCAAACATATTTGGCTAACCAAGCATCACAATGTAACATTACGTTTTTTTGTATAACACAACATAAGCTTTTCTGTACATCgtatatctaaatatatatcaatatatttgctTAGAATTCTGAATGTCACAAATGgttcatgtatatatctttgtaatatatttgaataattatacaAGTAATTGTTGtgcatttgttgatttttattgttgttatggACCTTTGAAGCTTCTATTGTATTATCAATAAACATAACTTAGACAGATAACTAGTGTTGTGgagatgatcgattataatcgacaattgatcggaaaggcctacgtcggcgacaatcgatagtgaattTTGAACAATCGAGTATAGAAACAAGGAACGTAACCGctacttattttctttttctggacACTGCTAGTTAGTGTTGAAGTGTTTCTATATtaagttatctagtcatattctAATCAATTCAGTAAGCCTTTACAAtacattatgatatattttctttgttatttacCTGCTAAAGGGGTGGTCCTCTacttctcatgtttgtggtttaaaagtgatttttaaaacatgttaccgttTACTTCTTATCATGTAAGAATTTaattttctcagttttctgaaataaaatgttcttgTTAGACATATTGAATATCCAGctgcttgttgtacttgttacagactgattatttaaaagaaattgatatctttctttgtgttcattttacacatgtttacaatactaaatgtaagacagAAATTAGAGCCTGTGGTCTTATGTTATGTTATAGTAACTTGTAATCACTAAAAGATAGTCGCGTTCTGAATGAGTAATGTAAGTTATACAAAGAAaggtacaaacaatattgtacgggaacattggtgcttaaaactggtgcatgtactGTGTCTGTATGCCTTAATATGATgaccaaatataataaaataatgattaaatcgattattaattgatcattcATCGGTTTCattaaccgattatcgatagtaattTTTCTGTCCGGTTCCCAACACCACCgataacattaaacaaatatcgcactaaataatgaacaatttaacGGATGACTTTTTACTCTTTTGAATATCATTGATGTTTGAAAAGGAAtctatttttcaatatattgccGTCTTTTATGAGCttatttaattttgtgaatACAGTCAAGTCGTGATACTTTATTAATGTATTAATCCTAAATGCAATGTAGCATTTGgctattcaataaaataatgttagaCTTATAATAAAAGTTACGACATTGAAAAAGTTAAATTCGGGACATAGCATAGAAGTCTCCCCAAATCCCTCCTCTTAATCTGTAAGTGACTTCTTCAATAATATTTCCCATGTTGAGTAAAACGCTTTCgtcattttaaacttttataaaacCACACAAACATAACAATCTTCTAGATCAATTCAGTTATACAGAACTTATATTACATTACTATTTACAGTAACAtcttttttcaaagcaaatggtTATCCTTGCGTTTTTATCAGGTATAAGCTACCTTATATCTGAGCATTACCGCGGCTGCTAGTGATGTTGATTCAAACGTGTAACAATTGCCGGGACATGTTCTATCAACACTTTGCAGTACGGCACCGACTGGGAATGTCATTTACATCAGTTCCTTCTGTTGCAAAATTGCCGGGACATGTGTACACTATTTTCAATTGTGGCATCGACTGAATATGTCTTAAACATCCGTTTATTATGTTGCTAAGCGTTCACACTGTCATCCCTTGCGAGGAGGTTATCCTCCTCCCATCAACCATTGTCTGACTCATAATATTGCATTCAGTCGTACTAAAACTAGACTCTTTTATTTTATGTGAGGGCTTTACCAATTTTGGCCATTATTGGAATCAAAGAGGTcgatttaatacttttaaatgcatatttaatgtAACTGTGTTGTACCCACAACTTTAGTGATTGACAATAAATACTCGCGCTGAGTTGCTCCTGTATGAATTCACTTACTCGGCTTACATGTTCAAAACCAGTCAATAATTACAGTAATTTCTGCTGAAAACATAACTCTCAAAATCCCAAAACAGTACATCCAATAATGTATTAGTTTTAATTGGCATAATTGCAAGTATTGCAAGTTGTAgttaaaatgtaatgaaatggATTTAGCTGGATTCTGaataaaaaaggataaaaagaaattgaacccaatttctcaaacaaatctaaaatcatttttaaattttatacaattgctGTAATATCGTTTGTGTCGAACATAAATAGTATTTTGGTGTGATATTGTAAGATAAGAAGCCATGGTAGATGAAAAATGAATGTTACTAGAAAGTACgtaaacaaaaactttcaaGACAATGATAAAACGCAAGATGACACTTCAGAAATTCAGTCATAAACAAGCACCACTTTTTCGTACTAGATTTTACGGATTTGCCAATTTGTATTCCTCTTTAAAACAGATGAATGACTGATTCGATTGCAGCGTTTTGACCGGTCTTTTATTTTGCTTGTAAACAACGCAAACGCCCTTGATACTGCAACGTTACCAATTCATTAACTAGACAAGGATCGCTTGCATTTTGATCAGACTAGAGCTCTTTGTTACGGATATTACATAGTCCATTTGAGGATAAGTCAGAAATAGATAGTTGCAAATGAATAACGTTTTTGCAATTTTGGCGGCTGTTTGAGGGCAAGACGGAGATTTGCAAGAAATATTCACAGGTCAATTGATGTAACATTGAGTTTGGCTCCTATAGTAGATTGAATTATTTGATTGAAGAGCATGTCCTTTGAGAAATGATGCCACATTGCTAATCGTAATAAACATGTTTGGGCGTAACTTAAAACGAATGAAAAGCAGACGGTTGTCGTTTGGCAAAATATTAACGGATGTTTATGCTTATACGAGGTGCAGACAAAAAGTTCTCCCACTGATTGTATATTGCAAAATGTTGACGTCCGAAGCTATTTATTATAGTATTCAACCATCAATATGGATAACATTGACTTATTCACGATATCCAAATTGTTCCCACTGCTATTAACGCTagatatgcattatttagcGCTGTTTTATCGTGTAAGTTTACATGGTGTCACAACAATGTCATcgtttaatattaataaattgtttgaacCAAAGGAAGAAATCGCTTGAGTAGAAACGGGGACGTCATCAAGCGAACAAAGCACCGAATATAGCAGCGGACAGAGTAACGAACAGTCATGAAATACTGTGTAAGAGCGAGTTACATGATACCACAGAAAGATGGATTAAGTCTTTGATTGCCACAAGCAGGACTGTCCTGACGACAAGACGGATAATGGCATTATCGGCAAAGTGCAGTACGTCACTTTCGCTTTCAGGTCGGCGGTGCGTAGGTACAAAAAGAGTAGTGCGCAGATATGTTTAACAAGTGGGAAGATCAACACAGAAACTGTCTTGAGCTTCAAGGGCAATCCTTTAAAAGACATTGCATATCATACATGCGCCCACGCGGACATAGTTTCATGAGTAAACGTTTACAGTACATTACAGCCGTACAAAGTGACTCGTTGTTAATGTACAGAAGTTGAGAATTTCTATTAGATGAGCCTTAAGCTTCAGTGGATATTaccaatgttattttattttcattttgtgacTTCTCCTTTACAGTAATTAAACCAGTTTCTGTAATATAAACAACCTTGAGgtatattgtatgaaaatacgACATACATAAGATACAATGATTGAACCGACAAGGTTTATTGGATTCTTTAAGGGTTCATTAAGAGTTTGCCTTTTTGTTCGTTTGTGACACGTTTCCTTTAAggcatttttaaacacaatggtATTGAAATAAGATGATTGTACATATTATTCATGTTATATATACTGTTTTTCTGAATAGCATTACTGTAACGGAGTGCGTACTTACAAATTGTAAGACAAACATAATCGTTAGAAAAATATCACCATCATCGGACATATTCTGATTAAACCGATTGTTTGACAAAGCAAatccatttgcatttattgataacgCCTAGCAAATAGCGGTATATCGGGTAACTTTTTTATTACTTCATTTACTATTAGACTTGCAAAGACTGTAATCATGTGATTGAGGCTTGGTGGGAACGGGTATTAATACGGTTTGCCGCCTGAACATACACAGGCTAGTAAATTTATGCGTTGTCAAAAGACGGATAAATGTTTGTCAATGAATACGCTCTGGTTAAACAAACTGGATCCAGCCCATTTGGCATCTTTGTGGTCTATGAATTGCGGGGCGAAAAAAGGGAAACATAATCGATCTGAAGGTAGATTAAGGTAATTTGGTGTTTAGAAGAGCAATAAGTCGACGCATTAAAggaaaacaaagttttaaacacGAAACGTCTGATTAAAGTCATTTTGTCTTGACTGCGGGCATACATTTGACataagttttttgttgtttttttctcgtTGGCAGTAACCACCTGCAAAAGCAACATTTGTGTTCTCGTTGGCAGTATCCACttgcaaaagaaacatttgtttgATCCGTTTACGCCCTTTTCCATTTTGTCAggatgtattgttttatgttgacATTGATGACAAGACGAAACCAACACAAAGTATATATTTGTCGTCTTTTCCATCTAGAAATGTTTCACCTGAAAATGACATCATTTAGTAAATTTATTTTGTGACTTGTTCTGGTCGTTCGAGACGTTCATTCCCTGGAAAAACCTTTGCACAATAAACACCACAATAAATCACTCAAAGTTGTCaatatgtaagaaaaaaataccaaattggCATTTTTCCGGCTGAGAAGTAAACAGATcatgtatttgttgtttcttCGCATAAACACACGCGCACTGAATGGAAATTAATCCCGCGTCCAGTTGTCTTGTTCcatgaattgtttttgttgccTTGTGATCCTACaatcttctttaaaattgtaTGGAAAGGTTTGATATGTAGggaaaga
The DNA window shown above is from Mya arenaria isolate MELC-2E11 chromosome 6, ASM2691426v1 and carries:
- the LOC128237741 gene encoding pyrokinin-1 receptor-like — its product is MEPLRFVPHMNLSLQLSSNVSAQNQSLQSQDGIIIEQYLEAYMGERRRDMVSVGFLTFVYVLIFFTGISGNVCTCIVIARNNYMHTATNYYLFSLAVSDMLTLIFGLPTEVYGIWEAYPWIFGESLCVFKSFLAEMTSYASVLTITAFTIERYVAICHPIKTQTLSNLSRAMKTVFSIWIISCLFALPYPIFTRVFPYIVINGTAIPDSLQCNIPFEWQRGMSYMFQISTFLFFVFPMAVIIIMYAFIGLQLRRSQLDSKHKSKTRARRAVVRMLVAVVVAFFVQWAPFHAQRLMTSYMPPENWTPALIRFQSDLFYVSGVLYFCNSTINPILYNSMSKKFRLAFKRTLCRCCYSSEELLEVNGKTKSVYCSDKTNAHATRQHPNVIARLSYVDIPGSKLNSSFLKPDVYRDSHYLNLHNRLSPTRCFYQNGSTGKLNGSLYSVDNERCQLSPTNAVQINGFAPRAAGLRYQNSTNSSLVSFADLESDSVIELKSLSSCSCGSNTMLNSRLIAASGRITNNKRSSYL